The Allocatelliglobosispora scoriae genome contains a region encoding:
- a CDS encoding FtsK/SpoIIIE domain-containing protein, translating into MPGLSAELPTVDGAVIDPIASLGSSRIRSGAVLFFGGPSVPPVASAGSHLLRAVSGPTAGAEIAVGPDRTVRVGRSTEADLVLADPDVSRMHASVTVQGDTVVFTDLDSANKLQLEDLSIVEKAVLRSGEIVQLGASRIAVEAIGAGHASLTRDGQTGRFRVNRRPRLVEPPKPPTISLPQLPSTDEKHPFPWLMLVLPVVASSAFAIFTGHLYFLFGAALGPISAVASYYNERKQQARRAAVREADYQAAVSEASHLCDQAVDEADAYHRALWPDPASVVSIATTPRVELWQRRPDDPDWLSLRLGAADQNAGLTITGKRPPGWSVPILPRAPIHVSLELCGVVGIAGPASLAQESIRWALVQLAALHTPVDLRMVLIAPGAKEAEFGWLRWLPHLHDDADQVMAAWTEDEVDAVLKHIRDLVTERLDAAQPRRTPRLVVVLAGEALWQRGAVAELIQRGPGAGVTFLCLAGDERDLPSECQALFVRTAESAIVKARGGQQRVQPDQLSQVDAERVARALAPLAVVGAEAVGRIPDRVRYTDLAGQPTTDGLRAAWRLVPFNSEVVLGRGTDGEFAIDLVNDGPHAIIAGTTRSGKSELVQTLVGALARHNSPEALNFLFVDYKGGPTFKDFQDLPHVVSTVTNLDPALANRAISSLRAELKRRQVQLNSVGAENVGSYLRLRVADPDLPPFPRLVIIIDEFAELKQNLPDLLEELVSVSRTGASVGVHLVLATQRPSGVISPQIRSNASLAISLRMVDEQNSMDVINRPDAAHIPMDRPGRAYVQKGEKAPRLIQTAQITTPTGRSATVRRAVPLHWYDRAMPEPAAAVHGARTDLMELVRVVAEASALDGLRAPFPVLEPALPTLLTRAQLPPASAGTSRFHLVVGLQDLPEQQSRATLAIALGGGSLAVVGSAQSGRTSTLRAIAVDVASRYTPAEVHLHVLDGTGALGRLAELPNCGVSCPVGDPERVTRLIDRLHDEVIRRRRMLATHAAGSVNELWDTRPADAPPHIVVLVDGWESVAETSEDNRQRLVDMLGNGGSAGVTMIVAGDPGHLRTNVLSKIKHTLTLNSNNPADVASYLGLKLKPTGLPPGRGIWGADSTEVQVPLLATPADGPTQNGALTVLANELAGRQPVAAGLAPMRLDALPETILLKDPLLAPPLGASARIPLGVGGDRLGVHWLPLDRSQRVLVVGPQRSGRSTAAVAYAIALAEQGVPVQLIAARRRPIHDLAARSGVTVHDRPDATLVEAVVVVIDDLEAVAEDPTVLALLGSGSGSRTVIATARYESFAAMVPRALLALRGSTTARVMLGSADRLGMRSVNADNPTSITGPPGRAHLDLDGHTQVVQIPMVG; encoded by the coding sequence ATGCCAGGGCTGTCGGCCGAACTGCCCACGGTGGACGGTGCGGTCATTGATCCGATCGCGTCGCTGGGCTCCTCACGGATCCGCTCCGGTGCTGTGCTCTTCTTCGGCGGGCCGTCCGTGCCGCCGGTCGCATCGGCGGGGAGCCACCTGCTGCGTGCCGTCTCCGGCCCGACGGCCGGTGCCGAGATCGCTGTGGGGCCGGACCGGACGGTACGGGTCGGCCGCTCCACCGAGGCCGATCTGGTCCTCGCCGACCCGGATGTCAGCCGCATGCATGCTTCGGTGACCGTCCAGGGGGACACCGTCGTCTTCACCGATCTGGACTCGGCGAACAAGCTGCAGCTCGAGGACCTGTCGATCGTCGAGAAGGCAGTGTTGCGCAGCGGGGAGATCGTCCAGCTCGGCGCGTCCCGGATCGCGGTGGAGGCGATCGGTGCCGGACACGCGTCGCTCACGCGGGACGGACAGACCGGGCGGTTCCGGGTCAACCGTCGGCCGCGCCTCGTGGAGCCGCCGAAGCCGCCGACGATCTCCCTTCCGCAGCTGCCATCGACCGACGAGAAGCACCCCTTTCCCTGGCTGATGCTGGTGCTGCCGGTGGTCGCCTCCAGCGCTTTCGCGATCTTCACCGGACATCTCTACTTCCTCTTCGGTGCCGCGCTGGGCCCGATCTCGGCCGTCGCGAGCTACTACAACGAGCGCAAGCAGCAGGCCAGGCGGGCGGCTGTGCGGGAGGCGGACTACCAGGCTGCTGTGTCCGAGGCAAGCCACCTGTGCGACCAGGCGGTCGACGAGGCCGACGCCTACCATCGCGCCCTCTGGCCGGACCCCGCCTCGGTGGTGAGCATTGCGACCACGCCACGCGTAGAGCTGTGGCAGAGGCGCCCGGACGATCCTGACTGGCTGAGCCTGCGGCTGGGAGCCGCCGACCAGAACGCCGGGTTGACCATCACCGGCAAACGGCCGCCCGGATGGTCCGTGCCGATCCTGCCCAGAGCGCCGATCCACGTCTCGCTGGAACTCTGCGGCGTCGTCGGGATCGCCGGCCCGGCGTCGCTGGCGCAGGAGAGCATCAGGTGGGCACTGGTGCAGCTCGCCGCCTTGCACACGCCCGTCGATCTGCGGATGGTCCTGATCGCGCCGGGTGCGAAAGAGGCGGAGTTCGGCTGGCTGCGCTGGCTGCCGCACCTGCACGACGATGCCGACCAGGTCATGGCCGCGTGGACCGAGGACGAGGTGGATGCGGTCCTCAAACACATCCGCGATCTCGTCACTGAGCGGCTGGACGCGGCGCAGCCTCGGCGTACCCCCCGGTTGGTAGTGGTTCTGGCCGGTGAGGCGCTATGGCAACGCGGCGCCGTCGCCGAGCTGATCCAGCGCGGACCCGGTGCCGGGGTGACCTTTCTCTGCCTCGCCGGTGACGAGCGTGACCTGCCCTCGGAGTGCCAGGCACTCTTCGTCCGGACTGCGGAGAGCGCGATCGTCAAGGCCCGTGGCGGTCAGCAGCGGGTGCAGCCCGACCAGCTCAGCCAGGTCGACGCGGAGCGGGTGGCCCGGGCGCTGGCTCCGCTCGCCGTCGTCGGTGCCGAGGCGGTCGGGAGGATTCCCGATCGGGTCCGCTACACCGACCTGGCCGGTCAGCCGACGACTGACGGGCTCCGGGCCGCATGGCGCCTGGTCCCCTTCAACTCCGAGGTGGTGCTGGGCCGAGGCACCGACGGAGAGTTCGCGATCGACCTGGTCAACGACGGTCCGCACGCGATCATCGCGGGGACCACCAGGTCGGGGAAGAGCGAGCTGGTGCAGACCCTGGTCGGCGCGCTGGCCAGGCACAACAGTCCGGAGGCGCTGAACTTCCTCTTCGTCGACTACAAGGGCGGACCGACCTTCAAGGACTTCCAGGATCTGCCGCACGTCGTGTCGACCGTGACCAACCTCGATCCGGCACTCGCCAACCGGGCGATCTCGTCGCTGCGGGCGGAGCTGAAGCGCCGGCAGGTCCAGCTGAATAGCGTCGGGGCCGAGAACGTCGGCTCATATCTGCGGCTGCGGGTCGCCGATCCGGACCTGCCGCCATTCCCCCGCCTCGTGATCATCATCGACGAGTTCGCCGAGCTGAAGCAGAACCTGCCCGACCTGCTGGAGGAGCTGGTCAGCGTCTCACGGACCGGAGCCTCGGTGGGCGTGCACTTGGTACTCGCCACTCAGCGGCCGTCCGGCGTGATCAGCCCGCAGATCCGGTCCAACGCCAGCCTCGCGATCAGCCTGCGCATGGTGGACGAGCAGAACAGCATGGATGTGATCAACCGACCGGACGCGGCACACATCCCGATGGACCGCCCCGGTCGTGCCTATGTCCAGAAGGGTGAGAAGGCGCCCCGGCTGATCCAGACCGCGCAGATCACCACGCCGACCGGGAGATCCGCGACCGTCCGGCGAGCGGTGCCGCTGCACTGGTACGACCGGGCGATGCCGGAGCCGGCCGCAGCGGTTCACGGCGCTCGGACCGATCTGATGGAGCTCGTCCGGGTGGTTGCCGAAGCCTCGGCTCTCGACGGACTGCGCGCACCCTTCCCGGTACTGGAGCCGGCGCTGCCGACCCTGCTGACCCGGGCTCAACTGCCCCCGGCGTCGGCCGGTACGAGTCGATTCCACCTCGTTGTCGGACTGCAGGACCTCCCGGAGCAGCAGTCCCGCGCGACGCTCGCTATCGCGCTGGGCGGCGGCTCACTGGCGGTGGTCGGCAGCGCACAGAGCGGGCGTACGTCGACCCTGCGGGCGATCGCGGTGGACGTCGCCAGCCGCTACACCCCGGCCGAGGTGCACCTGCATGTGCTCGACGGGACGGGTGCGCTGGGCAGGCTCGCCGAGCTGCCGAACTGCGGCGTGAGCTGCCCGGTCGGTGACCCGGAGCGGGTGACCCGGCTGATCGACCGGCTCCACGACGAGGTCATCCGGCGTCGGCGGATGCTCGCCACCCACGCCGCCGGGAGCGTTAACGAGCTCTGGGACACCCGTCCCGCCGACGCGCCACCGCACATCGTGGTGCTCGTCGATGGCTGGGAGAGCGTCGCCGAGACGAGCGAGGACAATCGGCAGCGGCTGGTGGACATGCTCGGCAACGGCGGGTCTGCGGGTGTCACGATGATCGTCGCCGGTGACCCTGGCCATCTTCGTACCAACGTCCTCAGCAAGATCAAGCACACCCTCACCCTGAACAGCAACAATCCCGCCGACGTCGCGAGTTATCTCGGACTGAAGCTCAAGCCCACCGGGCTGCCGCCTGGCCGGGGAATCTGGGGCGCTGACAGCACCGAGGTCCAGGTGCCGCTGCTCGCCACCCCGGCAGACGGGCCGACCCAGAACGGCGCGCTCACCGTGCTCGCCAACGAACTCGCTGGCCGTCAGCCCGTCGCGGCCGGCCTCGCGCCGATGCGGCTGGACGCGCTGCCGGAGACGATCCTGCTGAAGGACCCGCTGCTGGCGCCGCCCCTCGGTGCGTCGGCGCGAATCCCGCTAGGCGTGGGCGGCGACCGGCTCGGCGTCCACTGGCTGCCGCTGGATCGATCGCAGCGGGTGCTCGTCGTCGGCCCGCAGCGATCCGGCCGCAGCACCGCTGCCGTCGCCTACGCGATCGCGCTGGCCGAGCAGGGTGTTCCGGTCCAGCTCATCGCAGCGCGGCGGCGCCCGATCCACGACCTCGCCGCCCGGTCCGGGGTCACCGTCCACGACCGACCGGACGCGACCCTCGTCGAAGCGGTGGTGGTGGTGATCGATGATCTGGAAGCGGTCGCCGAGGACCCGACCGTGCTCGCCCTGCTCGGTTCTGGCTCCGGTTCCCGGACGGTGATCGCGACCGCTCGCTATGAGAGCTTCGCCGCGATGGTGCCGAGGGCGCTGCTGGCGCTTCGTGGCTCCACGACGGCGCGGGTGATGCTCGGGTCCGCCGACCGGCTCGGCATGCGCAGCGTCAACGCCGACAATCCGACGAGCATCACCGGTCCGCCCGGCCGTGCTCACCTCGACCTCGATGGCCATACCCAGGTGGTGCAGATCCCGATGGTTGGCTAA
- a CDS encoding serine/threonine-protein kinase codes for MTDLVEIGKGGYGRVYRGTWTATGELVAVKVLHASLAGRDAHRRFDREKKLLRSLSDKSTHIVRLRDAGVLPDDHPYLITEYCSGGSPTPGLLSREEVLRIGHSVATALVAVHAAGVVHRDVKPANILCRSDGGIVLADFGLAIYQDPDQSRGMDALVPQYAAREVLRGDDPTAAADIYSLGATIYALRVGNPPYQQFPDEPDLQYLARVLNAPPPDPSQILASPEVQQLLGRMLDPDSANRPTAAEVAEHLAIYAETPFATHQDPSAVHRDVTRMRMEGSPFTAPPASVGDTRMRARKDPVTRTAEMRAEPSSIGRLLRSRKVLASTAAVLVTGGAVAVLLTNSPDPAPVSAPGTPAVTGSGVPKPSITPSAPVIVLTKPKDNTTTVDLTWTGPEGVEYAVVVSAPAASPTTTLAGRQHTIRIRVTPGVAYCFLIQGTNGASVWQSSAQGIRNAVCQGTF; via the coding sequence GTGACGGACCTGGTAGAGATCGGCAAAGGTGGCTATGGCCGGGTCTACCGGGGCACCTGGACGGCGACCGGGGAACTCGTGGCGGTGAAGGTGCTCCACGCCTCGCTCGCCGGGCGCGACGCGCACCGCCGGTTCGACCGGGAGAAGAAGCTGCTGCGGTCGCTCAGCGACAAGAGCACGCACATCGTGCGCTTGCGCGACGCAGGCGTCCTCCCCGACGACCACCCATACCTGATCACGGAGTACTGCTCGGGCGGATCGCCGACCCCGGGACTGCTGAGCCGGGAAGAGGTCCTGCGGATCGGCCACTCTGTCGCCACAGCCCTCGTCGCCGTCCACGCCGCAGGGGTGGTCCACCGCGACGTCAAACCGGCCAACATCCTCTGCCGGTCGGACGGGGGGATCGTGCTCGCCGATTTCGGCCTCGCCATCTATCAGGACCCGGACCAGTCCCGCGGCATGGATGCTCTCGTCCCGCAGTACGCGGCCCGCGAAGTGCTCCGCGGCGACGACCCGACCGCAGCCGCCGACATCTACTCCCTCGGCGCGACCATCTACGCGCTGCGCGTAGGCAATCCGCCCTACCAGCAATTCCCCGACGAACCGGACCTGCAGTACCTCGCGCGGGTGCTCAACGCGCCGCCCCCGGACCCGAGCCAGATCCTCGCCTCCCCGGAGGTTCAGCAACTCCTCGGTCGGATGCTCGACCCCGACTCGGCCAACCGGCCGACCGCCGCCGAAGTGGCAGAACATCTCGCGATCTACGCCGAGACGCCCTTCGCCACCCATCAGGACCCGTCGGCGGTTCACCGGGATGTGACCCGGATGCGGATGGAAGGCTCGCCGTTCACCGCGCCGCCCGCGTCCGTCGGCGACACACGGATGCGAGCCAGGAAAGACCCGGTGACCAGAACGGCGGAGATGCGTGCGGAGCCTTCCTCGATCGGGCGGCTGCTCCGGTCGAGGAAAGTGCTCGCCAGCACGGCAGCCGTGCTGGTCACCGGTGGGGCCGTCGCCGTCCTGCTAACTAACAGTCCCGACCCGGCGCCGGTGAGCGCGCCGGGAACACCGGCGGTGACCGGATCGGGCGTGCCGAAGCCGTCGATCACGCCCTCAGCCCCCGTGATCGTCCTGACGAAGCCGAAGGACAACACCACCACTGTCGACCTGACCTGGACCGGGCCCGAGGGTGTCGAGTACGCCGTAGTCGTCTCCGCACCCGCCGCCTCGCCGACCACGACTCTTGCCGGTCGGCAGCACACGATCCGCATCCGGGTCACCCCCGGCGTGGCGTACTGCTTCCTCATCCAGGGGACGAACGGCGCGTCGGTCTGGCAGAGCAGCGCACAGGGAATCCGGAACGCCGTCTGCCAGGGCACCTTCTGA
- a CDS encoding transglutaminase family protein, protein MRQRWTLVTTLLTVAIGGALFFPVFTIAVVVLPIGVVLGAVLITDELVSARRALAAWRPLVAGLLGTGGLLALVSLRHGTERTPSALSAALRDALVDGWRRVLDFTWPVRPDPAAILFLGLVLLLASLVAAELLRHHRPLAAQLPGLAVMLFAQVYVAALGLAAIAAGLAYCLLAGVTVLRAERRSPAGPVAPQRSPARPLLMTMTAVVAATVVAGTAFASADPYSLRDDYQAARHPATAANPLDQLGDRLTSPDQEVFDYRADAATDRWAQVVLDAFDGSRWSTSGELRWLGAPVDGAAAGRRTASVRITGLDGPWLPAPGVVVEVTGVQPMVSASTGTLVAESGVGGATYQVAWRDLLITPTSIADSTGVITGPEALTPPGIPPALQEIAVEAVGPLRGVAAARALQTYLRTHNQLATGKDLPTGHGYAQLEHFLTRSHRGTSEQFATAYAVLARAVGLPTRLVVGFRAPAQAEGDGGYVVRNADALAWPQVRVAGVGWVGFDPTPETGAKPTTKPAEPEVEPSLDAALPPVETPAPVASPEATGSAGDGPRFCFSCLGVALGGVLLGGGLAWPLSTLIRKRLRARRRRSGDSRAMVVGAWHEVRDGFTDHGVGQVRGLTPRDLSRRPDGLLDAEASAELDKLRAALDRACWSVEPVPPGLGDQAWQAAGAVLRRLSRGVRLRRRLRAALSTASLRYRSDGGA, encoded by the coding sequence GTGAGACAACGATGGACCCTCGTCACCACGCTGCTGACTGTGGCGATCGGTGGTGCGCTCTTCTTCCCGGTCTTCACGATTGCGGTTGTCGTGCTCCCGATCGGGGTGGTGCTCGGTGCGGTGCTGATCACCGATGAGCTGGTCTCCGCCCGCCGTGCGCTGGCGGCGTGGCGGCCTCTCGTCGCCGGGCTGCTGGGTACGGGCGGCCTGCTCGCCCTGGTCTCACTGCGCCACGGCACCGAGCGCACACCATCGGCTCTGTCAGCCGCGCTGCGAGACGCGCTGGTCGATGGCTGGCGGCGGGTGCTGGATTTCACCTGGCCGGTGCGCCCCGACCCGGCAGCGATCCTATTCCTCGGTCTCGTGCTGCTCCTGGCGAGCCTGGTCGCGGCCGAACTCCTACGCCACCACCGGCCGCTCGCCGCGCAGTTGCCGGGGCTCGCCGTGATGCTCTTCGCCCAGGTCTACGTAGCCGCGCTCGGCTTGGCGGCGATCGCAGCAGGGCTCGCCTATTGCCTGCTGGCCGGTGTAACGGTCCTGCGGGCGGAGCGCCGAAGCCCTGCCGGGCCGGTGGCACCGCAGCGGTCGCCCGCCCGCCCGCTGCTGATGACCATGACGGCCGTCGTCGCCGCCACCGTCGTCGCCGGTACCGCTTTCGCGTCTGCGGACCCCTACTCGCTGCGCGATGACTACCAGGCAGCCCGGCATCCTGCCACCGCGGCCAACCCGCTGGACCAGCTCGGCGACCGGTTGACGAGCCCAGATCAGGAGGTCTTCGACTATCGGGCCGACGCGGCCACGGACCGGTGGGCGCAGGTCGTGCTCGATGCCTTCGACGGCAGTCGGTGGAGCACGTCCGGCGAGCTGCGCTGGCTCGGCGCGCCGGTCGACGGCGCCGCGGCGGGTCGGCGTACCGCCTCGGTGCGGATCACCGGCCTGGACGGACCCTGGCTGCCGGCCCCCGGCGTGGTCGTCGAGGTGACCGGAGTCCAGCCGATGGTCAGTGCCAGCACCGGCACGCTGGTCGCGGAGTCCGGTGTCGGCGGGGCCACCTATCAGGTGGCATGGCGGGATCTGTTGATCACGCCCACCTCGATCGCCGACTCCACCGGCGTGATCACCGGGCCGGAGGCGCTGACGCCGCCCGGTATTCCGCCCGCGTTGCAGGAGATCGCCGTGGAGGCCGTCGGGCCGCTGCGCGGGGTCGCGGCGGCCCGAGCCCTGCAGACCTACCTGCGTACGCACAACCAGCTCGCCACCGGCAAGGATCTGCCGACCGGTCATGGATATGCGCAGCTAGAGCACTTCCTGACCCGCTCGCATCGAGGGACCAGCGAGCAGTTCGCCACGGCGTATGCGGTGCTGGCCAGGGCGGTGGGCCTGCCCACCCGGCTCGTGGTCGGCTTCCGTGCTCCGGCTCAGGCCGAGGGCGACGGCGGCTATGTGGTCCGCAACGCCGACGCGCTGGCCTGGCCGCAGGTGCGAGTGGCCGGCGTCGGCTGGGTCGGCTTCGATCCCACCCCCGAGACTGGCGCCAAGCCGACGACCAAGCCAGCGGAGCCGGAGGTCGAGCCGTCGCTTGACGCGGCCTTGCCGCCGGTCGAGACACCAGCCCCGGTGGCCTCCCCCGAGGCGACGGGCTCGGCAGGGGACGGGCCGAGGTTCTGCTTCTCCTGCCTGGGCGTGGCGTTGGGCGGGGTCCTGCTCGGCGGCGGCCTGGCCTGGCCACTGAGCACCCTGATCCGCAAGCGGCTGCGGGCCCGGCGTCGGCGGAGCGGTGATTCGCGCGCCATGGTCGTGGGCGCCTGGCACGAGGTTCGCGACGGTTTCACCGATCACGGCGTGGGGCAGGTGCGCGGGCTGACCCCGCGAGACCTCTCCCGTCGGCCGGACGGGCTGCTGGATGCTGAGGCCTCCGCCGAGTTGGACAAGCTCCGGGCGGCCCTGGACCGGGCCTGCTGGTCGGTCGAGCCGGTGCCGCCCGGCCTCGGCGATCAGGCCTGGCAGGCGGCAGGGGCGGTACTGCGCCGGTTGAGCCGGGGAGTCCGTCTCCGGCGACGGCTGAGGGCGGCCCTGTCGACGGCGAGCCTTCGCTACCGCAGCGACGGTGGGGCGTGA